One part of the Zerene cesonia ecotype Mississippi chromosome 2, Zerene_cesonia_1.1, whole genome shotgun sequence genome encodes these proteins:
- the LOC119834139 gene encoding N-glycosylase/DNA lyase produces MGWHKIPYKAHELQLLGTLNGGQSFRWTYNSNLNEWTGIFAKTLWKLQQIDNGLQYQVIGSLLTKKEIKEEMDDTFKNLLRNYFRLDVELSKHYKIWSEKDELFKTACVQFYGIRMLNQEPVENLFSFICSQNNHISRISAMVEKLCTQYGDKICEVDGTSYYAFPEVKNLAQPKVESKLRELGFGYRAKFIQKSAEQIVDLGGDNWFSDLQEMKYKDARAELMKLCGIGPKVADCICLMSLNHLEALPVDTHVYQIAAHNYLPHLKGKKTVTEKMYAEIGDHFRNLYGDMAGWAHTVLFCADLKKFQIKGSSESENEVPKKRKKR; encoded by the exons ATGGGTTGGCACAAAATTCCATACAAAGCTCATGAACTCCAACTACTTGGTACATTGAACGGTGGTCAAAGCTTcag GTGGACTTATAATAGTAATCTGAATGAGTGGACTGGTATTTTTGCTAAAACTTTATGGAAGTTACAGCAAATAGATAATGGTTTGCAATATCAAGTGATTGGTTCTTTATTAACCAAAAAAGAGataaaagaagaaatggatgatacatttaaaaatttgttaagaaattatttccGCCTTGATGTTGAATTGagcaaacattataaaatatggtcTGAAAAAGATGAACTATTTAAAACAGCCTGTGTTCAATTTTATGGCATAAGAATGCTAAATCAAGAACCAGTCGAAAATCTATTCTCTTTTATATGTAgtcaaaataatcatatatccAG GATATCAGCTATGGTTGAAAAGCTCTGTACACAATATGGAGATAAAATATGTGAAGTGGATGGTACATCATATTATGCATTTCCAGAAGTTAAAAACCTTGCACAACCCAAg GTGGAGTCTAAATTACGTGAATTAGGCTTTGGATACAGAGCTAAGTTCATACAGAAATCAGCAGAACAAATTGTGGATTTGGGAGGTGACAATTGGTTTAGTGATCTACAAGAAATGAAGTACAAAGATGCTAGAGCTGAACTGATGAAATTGTGTGGTATTGGACCTAAG gtTGCAGACTGCATTTGTTTGATGTCATTAAATCATTTAGAAGCATTGCCAGTGGACACTCATGTGTATCAAATAGCTGCTCATAACTATTTACCTCATTTAAAAGGAAAGAAGACTGTCACTGAAAAAATGTATGCTGAGATTGGTGACCATTTTAGAAATCTCTATGGAGATATGGCAGGATGGGCACACaca gtaTTATTCTGTGcagatttaaagaaatttcaaataaaaggtaGTAGTGAAAGTGAAAACGAAGTAcctaaaaaaagaaaaaaaaggtga
- the LOC119833974 gene encoding phospholipase A2-like, which translates to MFIHLFIFLIFTHSINCWIFNNIKNGIISRRHSFSGFDDDDITPNDLADLRISLIYPGTKWCGAGNIADGYDDLGTEEEADFCCREHDNCPDVILAGESKYNLTNNAFYSRLSCQCDLTFRKCLHDAQTKTAQKIGLVYFDVLGTKCFREDFPTTGCKRRSGWLKKKCVEYLYDETAPKRYQWFDVPNYN; encoded by the exons atgtttattcatttatttatttttttaatatttacacacaGCATTAATTGttggatttttaataatataaaaaatggaattatTTCAAGGCGACATAGTTTCAGCGGATTTGACGATGATGATATTACTCCAAATGACTTGGCTGACCTAagaataagtttaatttatccAG gtaCGAAATGGTGCGGAGCAGGTAACATAGCAGATGGATACGATGATTTGGGCACTGAAGAAGAGGCAGATTTTTGCTGCCGTGAACACGACAATTGCCCTGATGTTATATTAGCCGGAGAGTCAAAATATAACCTTACAAACAATGCATTTTATTCCAG GCTATCCTGCCAATGTGATTTAACATTTAGAAAATGCTTGCATGACGCCCAGACGAAAACTGCTCAAAAAATTGGACTCGTTTACTTCGATGTTTTGGGCACGAAATGTTTTAGAGAAGATTTTCCTACAACTGGCTGTAAGAGGAGGAGCGG GTGGTTAAAAAAGAAGTGCGTCGAGTATTTATACGACGAGACAGCTCCGAAACGATACCAATGGTTTGATGTCCCTAATTACAACTGA
- the LOC119834129 gene encoding beta-chimaerin, producing MENLKSIWKPELYRIQMEAPLPNHIICENCPNRPEFYGKEYHGIMGHKEATLLLEDEPNGSFLIRKGNEYNDFYTLSWKFDDRIHHYKLYYDGTHYIKDKRYDTIYDLVADGLITCHMELKAHHILEMINSRANYTESPYVTLNRKKLKTLSQIHQESNRASPIFLKSDTKQEIHSDRKPPFNLTPTLEDPPPLYKYSKSHSFKVHTFKGLNWCELCANFLWGFTAQGVKCEDCGFIAHSKCSERVPNHCVPDLKKLRGVFGIDLTTLLNAHSSTLPFVVRKCVNEIESRGLDSEGIYRVSGFADEIEALKLAFDRDGEATDLSVYSNINVVAGTLKLYLRLLPVPLITYEVHPKLINAIQMKTTVVQVAMLRECLDSLPPAHFNCLQYMVQHLHRVAQHAEVNKMSPHNLSTVFAPTLVATPPAITDLSFEIRALQALIEYCPQIYYNNK from the exons ATGGAAAACCTTAAAAGCATTTGGAAACCAGAAC tttaccGCATTCAGATGGAAGCGCCTTTACCGAACCatattatttgtgaaaattgTCCTAATAGGCCAGAGTTTTACGGCAAAGAATATCACGGTATAATGGGGCATAAGGAAGCTACGTTACTACTGGAAGACGAACCCAACGGTTCATTTCTAATAAGAAAAGGAAACGAATacaatgatttttatacaCTCTCTTGGaa ATTTGATGACAGAATACACCACTACAAGTTGTATTATGATGGAACCCATTACATAAAAGACAAAAGATATGATACAATATATGATTTGGTTGCCGATGGTCTTATCACTTGTCACATGGAGTTGAAAGCTCATCACATTTTGGAGATGATAAACTCAAGAGCTAATTACACTGAGAGCCCATATGTCACTCTTAATaggaagaaattaaaaaccctGTCACAAATTCATCA AGAATCCAACAGAGCTAGTCCCATTTTTTTGAAGTCTGATACTAAACAAGAAATACACAGTGACAGAAAACCACCATTCAACTTAACACCAACCCTGGAAGATCCCCcaccattatataaatattcaaagtcACATAGCTTTAAGGTGCATACTTTTAAAGGCCTTAACTGGTGCGAGTTGTGTGCTAACTTTTTATGGGGATTTACTGCACAAGGAGTCAAATGTGAAG ATTGTGGTTTCATAGCACATTCCAAATGCTCAGAAAGGGTGCCAAATCATTGTGTACCAGACTTGAAGAAACTCAGAGGTGTTTTTGGCATTGATCTAACAACATTATTGAATGCACATTCTAGCACCTTACCATTTGTTGTGAGGAAATGTGTTAATGAGATTGAAAGTAGAGGATTGGATTCGGAAGGGATTTACAGAGTATCAGGCTTTGCTGATGAAATTGAGGCTCTGAAATTGGCTTTTGATAGAG ATGGTGAAGCAACAGATTTGAGTGTATACAGCAATATAAATGTAGTGGCGGGCACATTGAAGTTATACTTAAGGCTGTTACCTGTCCCCCTCATCACATATGAGGTTCATCCTAAGTTGATCAATGCAATCc aaatGAAAACAACGGTGGTGCAAGTTGCGATGTTGCGAGAATGTTTGGATTCACTGCCTCCCGCGCATTTTAACTGTTTACAATATATGGTTCAACACTTGCATAG AGTCGCACAACATGCCGAGGTGAACAAAATGTCGCCACACAATTTGAGTACAGTTTTTGCGCCGACTTTGGTAGCTACGCCGCCCGCTATAACAGATCTATCCTTTGAAATTCGCGCTTTACAAGCACTTATTGAATATTGCCctcaaatatattacaataataaataa